A window of the Dunckerocampus dactyliophorus isolate RoL2022-P2 chromosome 21, RoL_Ddac_1.1, whole genome shotgun sequence genome harbors these coding sequences:
- the LOC129173757 gene encoding oocyte zinc finger protein XlCOF6.1-like produces MELPYIKEEEEEQQPPYIKEEEEEHSISEKGEHLERLEGFPVIVVLVKGEDDEDKGQSEEKREVELPSGSSTQHMTTEADVDHCGGSPADSLLAPLSDSDDTTSHSPDTTDEVSKADKSCHTDNTHWKCSQCDKTFNDRSNLKRHMRNHTGEKPFACSVCGKGFVQKGELKIHTRIHTGEKPFSCSVCGIAFVRNQCLKRHMIIHSGEKAFSCSVCGIGFVRNHDLKTHMRIHTGEKPFMCSVCGKRFSQKVHLTAHARIHTGEKPFSCSVCGKGFVLNQSLKKHMRTHTGDKPFSCSICNKSFCERTALVRHMRTHSGEKPFTCSVCGKSFLRNPDLKIHMRRHTGEKPYACSICSKSFCDQTPLVRHMRTHTGEKPFSCSVCGLGFVRNECLKTHMRIHTGEKVLSCSVCDERFSYKYQVNNHKCAGGNSSSK; encoded by the coding sequence ATGGAGCTCCCCTatattaaagaagaagaagaggagcaaCAACCCCcttacattaaagaggaagaggaggaacacaGCATCAGTGAGaagggagagcatcttgaacGGCTGGAGGGGTTCCCTGTGATTGTTGTCCTTGTGAaaggtgaagatgatgaagacaaaggccaaagtgaggagaagagagaggtggagcttCCAAGCGGCAGCTCGACTCAACACATGACCACAGAAGCGGATgtagaccactgtggaggatcgcCAGCAGACagcctcttagctccactatcagatagtgacgacacaacgtcacactctcccgACACTACTGATGAGGTCTCTAAAGCTGATAAGTCATgccacactgacaacacacactggaAATGCTCTCAGTGTGACAAAACCTTTAACGACCGTAGTAatctgaaaagacacatgagaaatcacacgggagagaaaccatttgcctgctcagtttgtggtaaaggttttgtccaaaaaggagagctgaaaatacacacaagaatacacactggagagaaacctttctcctgttcagtgtgtggtatagCCTTTGTGCGAAATCAAtgtttgaaaagacacatgataATACACTCTGGAGAGAAAGCATTTTCCTGTTCGGTCTGTGGTATAGGTTTTGTGCGAAATCATgatttgaaaacacacatgagaatacacacaggagagaaaccattcatgtgctcagtttgtggtaaaagattctctcagaaGGTACATTTGACAGCACACGCAAGAATacacacgggagagaaacctttttcctgttcagtgtgtgggaAAGGTTTTGTACTAAATCAGTCTTTGAAgaaacacatgagaacacacaccggGGATAAACCTTTTTCTTGTTCAATCTGCAACAAAAGCTTTTGTGAACGAACAGCACTTgtaagacacatgagaacgcactccggagagaaaccttttacctgttcaGTGTGCGGTAAAAGTTTTTTACGAAATCCGGatttgaaaatacacatgagaagacacaccGGAGAAAAACCATATGCCTGTTCAATCTGCAGCAAAAGCTTTTGTGACCAAACCCCACTTgtaagacacatgagaacgcacactggtgagaaacctttttcctgttcagtgtgtggtttAGGTTTTGTGCGAAATGAGtgtttgaaaacacacatgagaatacacaccggtgagaaagtgttgagttgcagtgtgtgtgatgaaagattctcttataagtaccaggttaacaatcacaagtgtgctggcgggaacagcagcagcaaatga
- the LOC129173758 gene encoding zinc finger and SCAN domain-containing protein 2-like: MCKVQILRALVNRRLTAAVEEIFVVFERTIAEYEGELSRTKEENERQRKLLNAVFKDPQVVLQRADFQKVTDCQERHPQLQRASSTLKQEDPQHPHIKEEGGELWTTQEGECLLGLEETDLTKLPGVSVKSEDHEDKPPESSQLHQSPREDNRGTEPPCSSSQHMTTEYDGDHCGGSQAGILLAPLSDDDDATSHTPEAKDRNDTQGPLSGDADCEGDMRTQIDSKHSECSKKKTGKKCLTCPVCENVYNKSALPQHMRTHTGEQPFSCSVCCQRFAHKSNMVTHMRTHTGEQPFICAVCGSRFSFKSNLIKHMRTHTGEKPFSCSLCVKTFARRDILAAHMRTHTGEKPFSCSVCYQRFSQKVHMIKHMRTHTGEKPFSCSVCGKTFGQRAHMTLHMRTHMIEKTYICSFCDKSFTNKVDMVKHMGIHTVE, from the exons atgtgtaaagtacaaatactgAGGGCGTTGGTGAATCGGCGACTGACTGcggctgttgaagaaatatttgtagtgttcgaaagaacgatagcagagtacgaggggGAACTCTCTCGAACGAaggaggagaacgagcgacaacgtaAACTACTCAACGCTGTTTTCAAGGACCCCCAAGTGGTGTTACAAAGAGCAG acttCCAGAAGGTGACTGATTGTCAAGAACGCCACCCTCAGCTGCAGCGTGCgagctccactttgaagcaggaggatcCACAGCACCCGCACATTAAGGAGGAAGGGGGGGAACTCTGGACCACACAGGAGGGAGAGTGTCTTCTAGGGCTGGAGGAGACTGATCTCACCAAGTTacctggtgtctctgtgaagagtgaagaccatgaagacaaaccacctgagtcctcacagcttcatcagaGTCCAAGGGAGGACAACAGAGGGACAGAGCCTCCATGCAGCTCatcacaacacatgacaacagaatatgatggagaccactgtggaggatcacaggCAGGCATCCTcctagctccactatcagatgaTGACGACGCAACGTCACACACTCCCGAGGCAAAAGACAGGAACGACACCCAAGGACCTTTGAGCGGCGATGCAGACTGTGAAGGAGATATGAGGACTCAAATTGACAGCAAACACTCTGAATGTTCTAAAAAGAAGACGGGTAAAAAATGTTTGACCTGCCCAGTTTGTGAGAATGTTTACAATAAGAGCGCTTTGCCTCAACACATGAGGACGCACACAGGGGAACAACCTTTTAGTTGTTCCGTTTGCTGTCAAAGATTCGCTCACAAGTCAAACATggtaacacacatgagaacacacacaggagaacaaCCTTTTATTTGTGCAGTTTGCGGTAGCAGATTCTCATTCAAGTCGAATTTGATcaaacacatgagaacacacacaggagaaaaaccatttAGTTGTTCACTTTGCGTTAAAACGTTCGCTCGACGCGACATTTTGGCGGCACACATGCggacacacactggagaaaaaccctttagttgttCCGTTTGCTATCAAAGGTTCTCTCAAAAGGTACATATGAtaaaacacatgagaacacacacaggagaaaaaccttttagttgttcgGTTTGTGGTAAAACATTTGGTCAAAGGGCGCATATGAcattacacatgagaacacacatgatcgaaaaaacatatatatgttcattttgtgataaaagttTCACTAATAAGGTAGATATGGTAAAACACATGGGAATACACACAGTAGAATAA
- the LOC129173755 gene encoding zinc finger protein OZF-like, protein MASGEEELSRTGEENEREQLEVCSTNILLHSEDGKQLIGRQGYPRQTQDGSSTLKQEDPQLPNVKEEENLWIAQEGGVPVKTEDHEDAQKLFGRQEWRHTLNRKDPRPHHVKEEEEELWITQQGECPLELEETNLTKLPLTIVCVKIEDEEEKTPESSQLHGSPSEEKTGAESPGTFSPQHMATGSDEDHCGGSQADNLLAPLSDSDDMSHSPDDEDRVDSHESSSSDADCEGDMRAQTDRLSEEKRVKECFICSVCAKTFTKKGTLTRHMRTHKGEKLFSCSVCGRRFSRKSHKESHMRTHTGEKPFSCSVCGITFSQRFSIVSHMRTHTGEKPFSCSVCGKQFSHNSSMVKHMRTHTGEKPFSCSVCGKSFAVKVNMVSHMRTHTGEKPFRCSVCGERFSRKSNMASHMITHTGEKPFSCSACGKPFSDKSSMVKHMRTHTGEKPFSCTLCGKSYSYKTSLTAHMLTHNRE, encoded by the exons ATGGCGTCGGGTGAGGAAGAACTGTCTCGCACaggagaggagaacgagcgagaACAATTGGAGGTTTGCTCGACTAACATTTTGCTTCACAGTGAAG ACGGCAAACAGCTGATTGGGCGTCAAGGATATCCCCGGCAGACACAGGACGGTAGCTCAactttgaagcaggaggatcCACAGCTTCCCAACGTTAAAGAGGAGGAGAACCTCTGGATTGCTCAGGAGGGAGGTGTgcctgtgaagactgaagaccatgaag ATGCTCAGAAGCTGTTTGGACGTCAAGAATGGAGACACACTTTAAATCGTAAGGATCCACGGCCCCaccacgttaaagaggaagaggaggaactctggatcACTCAACAGGGAGAGTGTCCTCTAGAGCTGGAGGAGACCAATCTCACCAAGTTGCCGCTGACAATTGTCTGTGTGAAAATTGAAgacgaagaagaaaaaacacctgagtcctcacagcttcatggcagtccaagtgaggagaagacAGGGGCGGAGTCTCCAGGCACGTTCTCACCACAACACATGGCAACAGGATCTGATgaagaccactgtggaggatcacaagcagacaacctcttagcgccgctatcagatagtgacgacatgTCACACTCCCCTGATGATGAAGACCGAGTCGACAGCCACGAATCTTCGAGCAGCGATgcagactgtgaaggtgatatgaggGCTCAAACTGACAGACTCTCTGAAGAGAAAAGAGTTAAAGAATGTTTcatttgctcagtttgtgctaagACGTTTACTAAAAAGGGCACTTTGActcgacacatgagaacgcacaaaGGAGAAAAACTTTTTAGTTGCTCTGTTTGCGGTAGACGATTCTCTCGAAAGTCACATAAGGAGTctcacatgagaacgcacacaggagaaaaaccctttagttgctcagtttgtggcatAACATTCTCTCAAAGGTTTTCAATTgtgtcacacatgagaacacacactggagaaaaaccctttagttgttCAGTTTGCGGTAAACAATTCTCTCACAACAGTAGCATGGTAAAACACAtgcgaacacacacaggagagaaaccttttagttgttcagtttgtggtaaaagcttCGCTGTGAAGGTAAACATGGTGtcgcacatgagaacgcacaccggagaaaaaccctttagatGCTCAGTTTGTGGGGAACGATTCTCCCGAAAGTCAAACATGGCATCACACATGATAACGCACACCGGAGAAAagcctttcagttgctcagctTGTGGTAAACCATTCTCTGACAAAAGTAGCATGGTAAAACAtatgagaacgcacacgggagagaaaccttttagttgtacaCTCTGTGGTAAAAGTTACTCGTATAAGACAAGTTTGACAGCACACATGTTGACACACAACAGAGAATAA
- the LOC129173745 gene encoding zinc finger protein 569-like — translation MCERTIAKYEEEPSPTEENERRLDAVFEKHQVEHNRADVSEEHRPSEQQEWSSRVEQEEPQPPHIKEEEEEPQPTHIKEEEEEPQPPHIKEEDEAHSICQGGEHLGGLKEFPLVDVLVKSEDDEDKGQTYEKREVEPPSSSSTQQMTAEADGDHCGGSQADNLLAPLSDDNTVSHSPDIDDDNSKADMTCYADNTHFKCSQCGKTFNHRSHLKDHMRIHTGERPFACSVCGKRFSQKGSLTIHTRMHTGERNFSCSVCGKDFARKYEVKVHMRRHTGEKPFTCSVCSKSFSLKAHLITHTRVHTGEKPFSCSVCATSFKRNQCLKRHMKTHTEEKPSSCGVCGNGLSQKSLMTTHAGEEPYTCSFCCVQFAQKSYLTELSTIHTGGEKLFTCSVCGLSFVRNSDLKAHIRIHSGEKSYSCSICNKRFSVLAPLVEHMRGHTEERPYYCSICNKSSYDRAALVRHMRRHTDVSEDALPPAQQEQEPRPPRIKEEEEENCIIQDGEHHEELAEFPVIGIRVKREVNEDKSQSGEKREVEPLSSSSIRHMTTEADGERCGPQTDSLLAPLSGSDDTSHSPDSDDEDPRVDLTCRANTAHFKCFQCGKTFNHRFNLRVHMRTHTGEKPYICSVCGKSFTQKSSLTAHMRIHTGEKPFSCSFCDSRFGQNQSLTIHMRRHTGEKPYSCSMCNKSFCDRSALVVHMRRHTREKKERCSVCDERFFYKYQLHNHKCAGKNGSST, via the exons atgtgtgaaaGAACCATAGCAAAGTACGAGGAGGAACCTTCTCCAACAGAAGAGAACGAGCGACGACTGGACGCTGTTTTCGAGAAGCATCAAGTTGAGCACAACAGAGCAG ATGTTAGTGAAGAACATCGTCCCtctgagcagcaggagtggagctccagggtggagcaggaggagccacagcccccccacattaaggaggaagaagaggagccacagcccacccacattaaagaggaagaagaggagccacagcccccgcacattaaagaggaagacgaGGCTCACAGCATCTGTCAGGGGGGAGAGCATCTTGGGGGACTGAAGGAGTTTCCATTGGTTGACGTCCTGGTGAAGAGTGAAGACGATGAAGACAAAGGTCAAACTTatgagaagagagaggtggagcctccaagcagcagctcgaCTCAACAGATGACggcagaagctgatggagaccactgtggaggatcacaggcagacaacctcttagctccactatcagatgaCAACACCGTATCACACTCTCCTGATATTGATGATGACAACTCTAAAGCGGATATGACATGTTAcgctgacaacacacactttaaatgctctcaatgtGGGAAAACATTTAATCACCGAAGTCACCTGAAAGATCACATGAGAATTCACACAGGAGAGAGACCCTTCGCGTGCTCAGTTtgcggtaaaagattctctcagaaAGGAAGTTTGACAAtacacacaagaatgcacacggGGGAGAGAAatttttcctgttcagtgtgtggaaaAGACTTTGCACGAAAATATGAGGTGAAGGTgcacatgagaagacacaccggggaaaaaccttttacctgcTCAGTTTGTAGTAAAAGCTTCTCTCTGAAGGCGCATTTGATAACACACACAAGAGTacacacgggagagaaacctttttcttgtTCAGTCTGTGCTACAAGTTTTAAACGAAATCAGtgtttgaaaagacacatgaaaacacacactgagGAGAAACCTTCTAGCTGCGGAGTGTGCGGCAATGGACTATCTCAGAAGTCACTCATGACAACGCATGCTGGAGAGGAACCTTATACCTGCTCATTCTGCTGTGTACAGTTTGCTCAAAAGTCTTATTTGACAGAACTTTCCACAATACACACTGGAGGAGAGAAACTTTTCACCTGTTCGGTCTGCGGTTTAAGCTTTGTTCGGAATTCGGATCTGAAAGCACACATTAGAATACACTCTGGAGAAAAATCATATTCTTGCTCAATCTGCAACAAACGCTTTAGTGTCCTTGCGCCACTGGTAGAACACATGAGAGGACACACTGAAGAAAGACCATATTACTGTTCAATCTGCAACAAAAGCTCTTATGACCGGGCAGCCCTTGTaagacacatgagaagacacacgG ACGTCAGTGAAGATGCTCTCCCCCCTGCCCAGCAGGAGCAGGAACCGCGACCGCCCCgtattaaagaggaagaggaggaaaactGCATCATTCAGGACGGAGAGCATCATGAAGAACTGGcggagttcccagtgattggtATCCGTGTGAAGAGGGAAGTTAATGAAGACAAAAGTCAAAGTGGGGAGAAGAGAGAAGTGGAGCCTCTAAGCAGCAGCTCAATTCGACACATGACAACGGAAGCTGATGGAGAGCGCTGTGGGCCACAAACAGACAGCCTCTTAGCTCCACTTTCAGGTAGTGACGACacatcacactctcctgactCTGATGATGAAGACCCTCGAGTTGATTTGACATGTCGTGCTAACACCGCACACTTTAAATGCTTTCAGTGTGGCAAAACTTTTAATCACCGTTTCAATTTGAgagtacacatgagaacacacacgggagagaaaccATACATTTGttcggtgtgtggtaaaagttttACACAGAAATCAAGTTTGACAGCACACATgcgaatacacactggagagaaacctttttcctgctcgTTCTGTGATTCACGTTTTGGGCAAAATCAATCTTTGACAAtacacatgagaagacacactggagaaaaaccatattcctgttcaaTGTGCAACAAAAGCTTTTGTGACCGATCAGCACTTGTAGTgcacatgagaagacacacaAGGGAGAAGAAAGAGAGATGCAGTGTGTGCGATGAACGATTCTTTTATAAGTACCAGCTTCacaatcacaagtgtgctggtAAGAACGGCAGCAGCACGTGA
- the LOC129173767 gene encoding zinc finger protein 2-like isoform X3 produces the protein MCKVQMLRALVSQRLTAAVEEICVVFERTIAEYEEELSRTKEENERQRQLLDVVFKNPQIVLHRADASEEHLPPEQLERRCRAEQEEPQPIHIKEEEEDRIISHEGEHFDIAVIYVPVKCEDGEDKGQSEEEREVEPPSSSSTHHMTIDHCGGSQAESLLAPLSDSDDTTSHSPDADDRDSKADKTCRTDSRHFKCSECDKAFNDRRNLKRHMRTHTGEKPYVCSICGKRVSSRMSVKYR, from the exons ATGTGCAAAGTTCAAATGCTGAGAGCGCTGGTGAGTCAGCGACTGACTGCGGCTGTCGAAGAAATATGCGTGGTGTTCGAAAGAACGATAGcggagtacgaggaggaactttctcgaactaaagaggagaacgagcgacaacgtcaactactggacgTTGTATTCAAGAACCCTCAAATCGTGTTACACAGAGCAG acgccAGTGAGGAACATCTTCCCCCCGAGCAGCTGGAGAGGAGATGCAGGgcggagcaggaggagccacagcccatTCACatcaaagaggaagaggaggaccgCATCATCAGTCATGAGGGAGAGCATTTTGATATCGCAGTGATTTATGTCCCTGTGAAGTGTGAAGATGGTGAAGACAAAGGTCAAAgtgaggaggagagagaggtggagccgccaagcagcagctcaactcaccACATGACAATAGACCACTGTGGAGGGTCGCAAGCAGAAAGCCTTTTAGCTCCgttatcagatagtgacgacacaacgtcacactctcctgacgcTGATGATAGAGACTCCAAAGCTGATAAGACATGTCGTACTGACAGCAGACACTTTAAATGTTCCGAGTGTGACAAAGCTTTTAATGACCGTCGCAATCTGAagagacacatgagaacgcacacaggagaaaaaccatacgTGTGCTCAATATGTGGTAAAAGAGTCTCCTCAAGG atgtcAGTGAAGTACCGGTAG
- the LOC129173767 gene encoding zinc finger protein with KRAB and SCAN domains 4-like isoform X2, giving the protein MCKVQMLRALVSQRLTAAVEEICVVFERTIAEYEEELSRTKEENERQRQLLDVVFKNPQIVLHRADASEEHLPPEQLERRCRAEQEEPQPIHIKEEEEDRIISHEGEHFDIAVIYVPVKCEDGEDKGQSEEEREVEPPSSSSTHHMTIDHCGGSQAESLLAPLSDSDDTTSHSPDADDRDSKADKTCRTDSRHFKCSECDKAFNDRRNLKRHMRTHTGEKPYVCSICDVSEVPVDHPPEQQEWTCRVEQEEPQAVHIKEEEEDHRISQEGEHLEELVERKL; this is encoded by the exons ATGTGCAAAGTTCAAATGCTGAGAGCGCTGGTGAGTCAGCGACTGACTGCGGCTGTCGAAGAAATATGCGTGGTGTTCGAAAGAACGATAGcggagtacgaggaggaactttctcgaactaaagaggagaacgagcgacaacgtcaactactggacgTTGTATTCAAGAACCCTCAAATCGTGTTACACAGAGCAG acgccAGTGAGGAACATCTTCCCCCCGAGCAGCTGGAGAGGAGATGCAGGgcggagcaggaggagccacagcccatTCACatcaaagaggaagaggaggaccgCATCATCAGTCATGAGGGAGAGCATTTTGATATCGCAGTGATTTATGTCCCTGTGAAGTGTGAAGATGGTGAAGACAAAGGTCAAAgtgaggaggagagagaggtggagccgccaagcagcagctcaactcaccACATGACAATAGACCACTGTGGAGGGTCGCAAGCAGAAAGCCTTTTAGCTCCgttatcagatagtgacgacacaacgtcacactctcctgacgcTGATGATAGAGACTCCAAAGCTGATAAGACATGTCGTACTGACAGCAGACACTTTAAATGTTCCGAGTGTGACAAAGCTTTTAATGACCGTCGCAATCTGAagagacacatgagaacgcacacaggagaaaaaccatacgTGTGCTCAATATGTG atgtcAGTGAAGTACCGGTAGATCATCCCCCTGAACAGCAGGAGTGGACATGCAGGGTGGAGCAGGAAGAGCCACAGGCCGTCcatattaaagaggaagaggaagaccaCAGAATCAGTCAAGAGGGAGAGCATCTGGAGGAGTTGGTGGAGAGAAAGCTCTGA
- the LOC129173767 gene encoding zinc finger protein 514-like isoform X1 has translation MCKVQMLRALVSQRLTAAVEEICVVFERTIAEYEEELSRTKEENERQRQLLDVVFKNPQIVLHRADASEEHLPPEQLERRCRAEQEEPQPIHIKEEEEDRIISHEGEHFDIAVIYVPVKCEDGEDKGQSEEEREVEPPSSSSTHHMTIDHCGGSQAESLLAPLSDSDDTTSHSPDADDRDSKADKTCRTDSRHFKCSECDKAFNDRRNLKRHMRTHTGEKPYVCSICGKRVSSRASLNAHTTIHTGEKPFSCSVCGKGFGQRQGWKRHMRTHTDEKPFMCLVCGRRFCRKEHLTVHTRTHTGEKPFSCSVCGKCFIHSWSLKVHTSMHTGENP, from the exons ATGTGCAAAGTTCAAATGCTGAGAGCGCTGGTGAGTCAGCGACTGACTGCGGCTGTCGAAGAAATATGCGTGGTGTTCGAAAGAACGATAGcggagtacgaggaggaactttctcgaactaaagaggagaacgagcgacaacgtcaactactggacgTTGTATTCAAGAACCCTCAAATCGTGTTACACAGAGCAG acgccAGTGAGGAACATCTTCCCCCCGAGCAGCTGGAGAGGAGATGCAGGgcggagcaggaggagccacagcccatTCACatcaaagaggaagaggaggaccgCATCATCAGTCATGAGGGAGAGCATTTTGATATCGCAGTGATTTATGTCCCTGTGAAGTGTGAAGATGGTGAAGACAAAGGTCAAAgtgaggaggagagagaggtggagccgccaagcagcagctcaactcaccACATGACAATAGACCACTGTGGAGGGTCGCAAGCAGAAAGCCTTTTAGCTCCgttatcagatagtgacgacacaacgtcacactctcctgacgcTGATGATAGAGACTCCAAAGCTGATAAGACATGTCGTACTGACAGCAGACACTTTAAATGTTCCGAGTGTGACAAAGCTTTTAATGACCGTCGCAATCTGAagagacacatgagaacgcacacaggagaaaaaccatacgTGTGCTCAATATGTGGTAAAAGAGTCTCCTCAAGGGCAAGTTTGaacgcacacacaacaatacacactggagagaaacctttttcctgttcagtgtgcggTAAAGGTTTTGGACAAAGACAAGGTtggaaaagacacatgagaacacacactgatgAGAAACCATTCATGTGCTTAGTCTGTGGTCGAAGATTTTGTCGAAAGGAACATTTGACAGTACACACAAGGAcgcacaccggagagaaacctttttcctgttcagtgtgcggTAAATGTTTTATACATAGTTGGTCTTTGAAAGTACACACAAGTATGCACACTGGAGAGAACCCTTAA
- the LOC129173763 gene encoding oocyte zinc finger protein XlCOF20-like, translating into MCDVQMLRAVVNQRLTAAVDEIFVSFERTIAWYEEELSRTKAENERQRQQLYAVDKKHQAVSHRADVSEEHLQHKEPQPLHIKKEEEEDHIISLEGEHLEGLAEVPVIGVPVKREDDDKGQSEEKREAEPPSSSSTQHMTIDADCGGSQADNLLAPLSDSDDTTSHTQMNDKGSKAGKTYLTHIRRFKCSDCDKAFYDRYGLKRHMRTHTGEKPFVCSICGKGVCSKANLKAHTRIHTGEKHFSCSVCGKGFIHNQALKAHVRTHSGEKPFSCSVCGKEFGESQALKIHTRTHTDDKPFMCSFCGKRFCQKVNLTVHTRTHTGEKPFSCSVCGKCFVRKQQLTLHTRVHTGEKPFTCPVCCMGFAQKQYLKIHKSIHTREKVLKCGVCEERFSYKYQLNTHKCAGRTAAANEAAGL; encoded by the exons atgtgtgacgtacaaatgctgagagcgGTGGTGAATCAGCGTTTAACTGCGGCTGTTGACGAAATATTTGTATCATTCGAAAGAACGATAGCGtggtacgaggaggaactttctcgaacaaaagcggagaacgagcgacaacgtcaacaACTTTACGCTGTTGACAAGAAGCATCAAGCTGTGTCACACAGAGCAG acgtcagtGAAGAACATCTTCAGCACAAGGAGCCTCAGCCTCTCCACAtcaaaaaggaggaagaggaggatcacaTAATCAGTCTGGAAggagagcatcttgaaggactggCGGAGGTTCCTGTGATTGGTGTCCCTGTGAAGAGGGAAGATGACGACAAAGgtcaaagtgaggagaagagagaggcggagcctccaagcagcagctcaactcaacacatgacaatagACGCagactgtggaggatcacaagcagacaacctcttagctccactatcagatagtgacgacacaacgtcacacacacaaatgaatgaTAAAGGCTCTAAAGCGGGTAAGACATATCTCACTCACATCAGACGCTTCAAATGTTCTGACTGTGACAAAGCTTTTTATGACCGTTATGgtctgaaaagacacatgagaacgcacacaggtgAAAAACCATTCGTGTGCTCCATTTGTGGTAAAGGAGTCTGTTCAAAGGCGAATTTGAAagcacacacaagaatacacacaggagagaaacatTTTTCCTGTTCGgtgtgtggtaaaggttttATACATAATCAAGCTTTGAAAGCACACGTAAGAACGCACAGTGGCGAGAAACCCTTTTCCTGTTCGGTCTGTGGTAAAGAATTTGGAGAAAGTCAAGCTTTGAAAATACACACGAGAACGCACACGGACGACAAACCATTCATGTGCTCATTTTGCGGTAAAAGATTTTGTCAAAAGGTCAATTTGACAGTTCACACAAGGACtcacaccggagagaaacctttttcctgttcagtgtgcggTAAATGTTTTGTACGAAAACAACAGTTGACGTTACACACAAGAGTACACACTGGCGAGAAACCTTTCACATGCCCAGTGTGCTGTATGGGTTTTGCgcaaaaacaatatttgaaaatacacaaaagTATCCACACGAGAGAGAAAGTGTTGAAATGCGGTGTGTGTGAGGAAAGATTCTCTTACAAGTACCAGCTTAACACCCACAAGTGTGCTGGtagaacagcagcagcaaatgaAGCTGCTGGACTTTAA